From Malaya genurostris strain Urasoe2022 chromosome 2, Malgen_1.1, whole genome shotgun sequence:
GTTTCGACTGCGGGTTAAAATTTTCTACGTCTACATAATCATCTCATTCATGCTCTCTGTTTACCTATTCTATTTGATTTCGAAATACTCGGttgaaaaattcatcaattATCAGCGGAATATCAAGTGAGAAAAAACGGGAATTCAAGTATTTTATCATTTGAAAGGTGACGATTTTCTCGTTCCAGAAGCAGCAAGTTTCAAAGCCGACCAAGAATACCACAAATTGTAGGCCATTATGTTGGAGCAGGAGTAGCCAGTAACGTATCTAAAGATTTCCTCAACACAAACAATTTCTCGCCAATTCCGGGAGCAGGAGAAAATGGAGACCCGGTAGTGATACAGGCAAGGGATCTTCTAAAGATGCAACAGTTGTTTCAACTGAATCGCTACAACTTACTGGCCAGTGATCGAATCGCTTTAAACCGCTCATTGCCGGATGTCCGAAAGCCAAAATGCCTGTCCAAAATATATCCTTCTAAGCTGCCAACTACgtcaattattattgtcttCCACAATGAAGCGTGGTCAGTCTTGTTGCGAACCGTTTGGAGTGTTATAATCCGATCGCCGCGGCATTTGATTAGAGAGATACTGCTAGTAGATGATGCCAGTGATAGAACATTTCTGAAAACTGCACTGGAGAACTATGTCCAAAAGCTTCCCATTGCGGTCAGCATCCTAAGGTTGAACAAACGCGAAGGATTGGTGGCTGCTCGGTTGATGGGTGCCAGAGTTGCTACCGGTGACACATTGACCTTTCTGGATGCTCACTGTGAATGTTCCCCTGGCTGGTTGGAACCACTGTTGGCACGGGTCCAGGAGAATCCCCATAAAGTTGTCTGTCCGGTGATCGACATCATTTCGGATGATAACTTTTCGTACATAAAAAGTTTCGAGTTCCACTGGGGAGCATTCAACTGGCAGATGCACTTTCGATGGTACACGCTGAGCGACGAGGAATTGGCCGAAAGAAGAAAAGATACTACGATGCCTTTTCACACACCCTCAATGGCGGGAGGATTGTTCACAATTGATCGGAAGTATTTCTTCGATATTGGAGGATACGACGAGAAGCTGAAGATTTGGGGAGGCGATAATCTAGAGATGTCGTTTCGGGTTTGGCAATGCGGGGGAGAAATCGAGATCGCTCCCTGTTCGCACGTTGGTCATCTCTTTCGGAAGAGTTCGCCGTACACATTTCCTGGTGGTGTTAGTGGGGTATGTAAATAGAGCTTTAGATAGTAGGTTTATTTTTTCT
This genomic window contains:
- the LOC131431456 gene encoding polypeptide N-acetylgalactosaminyltransferase 3 yields the protein MFRLRVKIFYVYIIISFMLSVYLFYLISKYSVEKFINYQRNIKSSKFQSRPRIPQIVGHYVGAGVASNVSKDFLNTNNFSPIPGAGENGDPVVIQARDLLKMQQLFQLNRYNLLASDRIALNRSLPDVRKPKCLSKIYPSKLPTTSIIIVFHNEAWSVLLRTVWSVIIRSPRHLIREILLVDDASDRTFLKTALENYVQKLPIAVSILRLNKREGLVAARLMGARVATGDTLTFLDAHCECSPGWLEPLLARVQENPHKVVCPVIDIISDDNFSYIKSFEFHWGAFNWQMHFRWYTLSDEELAERRKDTTMPFHTPSMAGGLFTIDRKYFFDIGGYDEKLKIWGGDNLEMSFRVWQCGGEIEIAPCSHVGHLFRKSSPYTFPGGVSGILNENLARVALVWMDDWAKFFFKFNKGTDEFKSLNVSNRIALKKQLNCKSFDWYLRKVWSQNFFPASNKFFGRIQPIDLSTFDYQEYITLMKKINLIVKNLNPELKWKFLIKYLSENVKKIGESMKIAKHSSYCLQKPKSNSLINQPFGQSFLKKCSLLINILDEEFVIDDYGRIMTDEGVCLDSFRKTSVDGEKQIEEEKKIKMVICGSNKPAQRWLYEADTFHIRNINSNDCLERGSTLIKDDSEDKFEVFLNPCDVRNELQKWMLFPVAWK